gatcaagtgatgtttgCCACCGGTTTGTTACAACTCCAAGCTAAAGACTGGTGGGATGCTTATAGTAAGGAGATTGGGGAAGACAAAGTTCAAGTCTTGACATGGCAAGAGTTCAAGAAACCTTTTCTAAAGTACCACTGTCTGCAATCTGCCATTGACAGGATACAAGAAGATTTCTTACATCTCCGTCAGAAAGACGAAACCATTGATGAAATCACCAACACTTTTCTTGACAAGCTGAAATTCTGTAAAGAAATAACGGGAATGGAAAGAATGAAGATAAACCGCTATCATGGTATGTTGAAGGCTGAATATCGGGAGTTCATAATTCCCGCTAAATGTGAAACCTTGAATGAGCTCATTAACTTAGCCCGAGATAGGGAGATTGAACTAAGAAGACAAGCAGAAAGAGGTGAGAAGAGTGTGTCTGAGAATGTTCCCAGCTCAAGCCCGTCAAAGAAACAGAAATTTCAGGATCAGAGCAAGAAGGATAAGGCGAAGGGTAGCATTCTGAAATGCAAAACGTGTGGGAAGTTACACACGGGGGAGTGCTTGAAAGGGAAGAAGGGTTGTTCCAATTGTGGTCAAGAGGGACATCCATACTATAGATGTCCTAATCCTACCAGAACGTGCTATAACTGTTTCTAACCGGGTCATATTAAGGCTGAATGTCCCAAGCTTCAACAGAAAACCGATAAGGAAGCAAGAAAGGAGGACGCCCCAAGAGCTAAGGGGGGGGGATGTTTCAGATCACGACTGAAGAAACAAAGGACCACCCGAATGTTGTATCAGGTATATTCTTATTGAACTTGATGCCTACGTATGTGTTATTTGATAGTGGAGCCAGTAGATCGTTTGTATCAAGTGAATTAGTGTCACACCCCTCTTTTAGAATCGAAAGAATGCATGTGCCATTAGAAGTAGAGATAGCGGATAGTAAGAGTTATTTACTGCACGAAGTTTGTAGAAATTGTGAAATTATCATTGAAGACGAGAAGTTTGCCATTGACCTTATTCCCATGGTATTGGGAGAATTTAAGGTTGtagttggcatggattggctagCTAAACATCATGCCGAAATTCAATGCGAGAAAAAGGTGATTCATGTGTTAACACCGGGAGAAAAATGAGTGAGTATACAAGGGAAAAGGAATGTTAATTCGAAGCTTTGTTCTATAGTCCAAGCATTCAAGTatgtgcgaaatggaagcaaAGCGTTTCTAGCCTACGTGGTGGGACCACCCTTTCTAgggtttaaaggtcggactaaGGGTGAGGggtataaaactcggacccctcttCCTTCCCCTCACAAATTCGGACCCCCTTCACTACATAAAGTTCGGACATGCAAGGtaaacaaaactcggacatctCCTTGTCATTCAGAAAGTCGGACTAGTAATCATGATgtaaaaagtcggaccatgtctATTTTATAATAGTCGGACTATAGCTTGTTATATAAAAATCGGACATCAACAATAACAAAACTCTGACAAACATTTAAATCCAAAACTCTGACTAACCATTATGCGTGATTTCCAATCATTGCATAGAATCAAAGGAACAGAACAGTTACGTTTCACAAccacgatcaaaaccctaattcatacattgCATTGCactgatcaaaacaacaatcacTATTTCTACATATCATGCATCTAAATCATCAGGAAATTGATAATATGACTAATCacatcattatcacaataatcagaatcaatcaaagcacagaaccatcatatgaaagctagggtttacaagtagtacaagaatcaagaattgatacaatcaaacaatcaataaacaattaccttgaattgattctagttagagtatggagatcaagagtgatgaatagcttgtgcctaggatgaagatgatgatgattgccatggaatcagagaatgaaagtgcgtgctttgttttgtgtaatgattagtgaaaagggattagggttaagtatcactaggatttcactaattactctctacatcctcaagtattaacttttacataagtacaccatctcaaaatagttcacagtttcaccaccaagttcacacatttgacaaatctttcacaattaacacataaccatgcacaatcacacaatacacttcattgtatcaaaatgtatacaattccatagcaactaactgtgcaaataaacaactaaacaaacaatgaacgtgcaataaatgcgaagttggaatcttggaaactcgagttgtcacattatccccaacttgaaagaaatttcgtcccgaaatttagcatgcggttactgaggaagctaggtaagttgtgtcgtttactggttttcctggggtgtcacatcatccccccgttgatttggaatttcgtcccgaaattctgcagtagtagcttcagcctcagcagtggttgcacggtttttgaataactggggatacttgagtttcatttgatcttcacgctcccaggtgaactctgggccgcgacgggaattccaacgaactcgaacaagagggattctcgtgttcttgaggaccttaacgtcctggtccgtgatttcaacaggttcctcgacgaactgcaaccgctcgtcgatagtgagctccttcaaaggaactatgagggtctcatctgacaggcacttcttcagattcgacacgtgaaaaacattgtgaactgcaccgagttcagctggtaagttttgTCTGTatgccactttgcctattctttctgcgatttcgaacggtccgacataccgcggattgagtttgccctgtttcccaaaacgaaccacacccttccagggtgagactttaagtaaaacccggtccccgacctgaaattccaatggcttcctacgcctatccgcgtagcttttctgacggtcgcgtgctgccgccatgcgttgccttatctgtgcaatcttttacgtggtgtccactataagttttggacccgtgatttgactatcccccacctctacccaacagagaggtgaccggcatttacgcccgtacaatgcctcgaatggagcggcttgtatgccggtgtgataactgttgttgtatgagaactccaccaaagggagatgtttttcccagctgttaccgaaatcgatgacacatgcccgaagcatgtcttctagagtttgaattgtgcactcagactgcccatccgtctgagggtgataagccgtgctcatatctaaccgagagccaagagccttatgcattgcttgccatagttctgacgtgaatcgtgcatcgcgatccgaaatgatagaggtgggcaccccgtgccttgagactacttctttcaagtatatatctgctagtgtggaaaacttgtctgtttctttgattgccaggaaatgagcagacttggtgagtcgatccacgatcacccaaatagtatcgttcccacgctgagatctaggtaggcttgtaacaaaatccatggaaatttcctcccatttccactgtggtatctttggttgctgaagtaagcctgctggtttctaatactctgccttgactcttgcacaggtcaagcacttgctgacataggtagcgatgtgagccttcatgctaggccaccaatacgttgttctgatgtcgtggtacattttatccggccctggatgtatcgagtatcgtgatttgtgagcttcatccatcaccagctCACGTAAGTcaccaaaaagtgggacccaaatacgccctgttacatagtaggtgccgtcttccttttgttctaatcgttgccttaagccgcgtaaagcttcagcctttacgttttccggtttcaatgcttccacctgagcatctcgtatctgtgcaggaagatcagactgaatagtgagctgcaaagctcgtacacgcctaggtagagtgtcttttcgactgagtgtgtcagccacaacattggctttgcctggatggtacttgatggcgcattcgtaatcattaagtaactcgacccatcgtcgttgacgcatgttcaattctttctgcttgaagatatgctcgagactcctatgatcggtgtagatagtgcacttggtaccgtacaggtagtgtcgccatatcttgagcgcgaaaacaacagctcccagctctaaatcgtgcgtcgtatagttccgttcatgaactttgagttgccgcgaggcgtaggcaataactttatcacgctgcatcaacacacaaccaagcccctgtatcgatgcgtcacaatagaccacaaaatcatctgtgccctctggcaatgagagaataggtgcgctgcatagtctatccttcagatactgaaaagccgtttcttacgtattaccccaacggtaggtaacacctttctgtgtcagcatcgtaagcggctgtgcgatctttgaaaagtctttaatgaatcgtctgtaataacctgccaaacccaaaaattggcgtatttccgttggtgtacgcggtgcaggccagttcctgatcgaatctaccatggatggatcgacatgaattccatccctgttcaccacatggcctaggaagtggacttcacgaagccagaagtcgcattttgaaaacttggcgtacagttgttcctttcgaagaagttccaagataagacgtaagtgctgctcgtgttcctcctgactcttggagtagatcagaatgtcgtcgatgaagacaatgatgaacttgtcaagatagggtttgcacaccctgttcataagatccatgaaaactgcaggcgcgttcgtaagcccaaatggcatgactagaaactcgtagtgaccgtagcgagttctgaatactgtcttggagacgtcctcatcccggactctcagctgatgataaccagaccttagatcaatcttggagtagtagctcgacccttgcaactggtcgaataagtcgtctatacgaggaagaggatagcggttcttcactgtgaccttgttcagttcgcggtagtctatgcacatcctgaaagtgccatccttctttttcacaaatagtattggagctccccaaggcgaagagcttggacgaatgaagcccttacccaagagctcttgtagttgcttagacagttcttccagttctgttggagccaaacgatacggtgcgcgagctataggtgctgctcctggagctagctcgacttgaaactcaacctgacgatgaggcggtagaccaggtaaatcttcaggaaacacttgaggaaattcgcgtacaactggaatatcctctattcttttctctttcatCATTGCATCAGTAACtaatgccaaaatggcagtatgaccctttcgtaaacatttctgagccttcaagaaggagatgatgccaaccacagcaccagtcttgtcgccttgaacttcgagaggttcttgaccagaacggggaatacgaatgattttctctttacataggatctctgcttgctgcttggataaccaatccatacccacgacgatgtcgaaactacccagaactataggaataaggtcgatagagaaagcttgaccagcgaggataagattacaaccccgAACTATTTGTGTGGCCTCTAtatttttaccattagctaactctacgacatgtttggtgtttaggggagttggtgcacgttttaacatttggctaactttcaaagacacataacttgtatccgcacccgaatcaaacaatacagtaacataaaagtcgtcaagaagaaacttacccatgactacgttaggatcgttccttgcgtcacctcgacccagcacaaaagcacgacccctagcttcattgccgttattgttcccaccgttgttgttaccattgcctttgttgttgttgttgttgcgattctggttctggtttaactgggggcaatcacgattgaaatgaccttcagccccacactgaaaacatcccctgttgccccgttgttgctgctgctgcgggttttgtggagctggtaattgcagttgctggttctgattcgcaggccgtggactcctacagtctttggcctcgtgacccatcttgagacaccttttgcaacgacccttgttgcactggccgctgtgatgcctgttacagctgtgacacttggggtgagatccttgataccttttctgcctgtgaccaccagaagattgctgactaggactctggtagtgatcagtcttctgctgttgagcctgagactgaactgttgctgaacccttgctagaatccccctcccactttcttttgttgtcactgggggtagtaggagtagcggctgatgtggtagcagtagtagcgctgatacgtttgggcaacttgttctgttccaccgcctgatctgtgaggtgacgagcaagacgctgaatgtcttggatattgtcgagattagccgatgtcacatggctctgaatttctgatgctagacccttgaggtacaactcaatgcgcttgatcggagggtccaccattgtaacatccgtcaaaatggatTCCCGAAATGTAACCCGTTTTGTAAACTGAACCCGAAACGTAATAAATGAAAACTTAAATTTCTTAGTATCCGTGATTAAAAAAAAGGAAATCATTGTAGCATCCAAAATATTTGAACTACGTTAGTCACCTAGGCTAATATCAGTATACTTGTACCTCTATTTTGGTCAGTAAACACTAAGAATTATTTTATCTTATccttcatttaaaaaaaatctatttaaattatatatgttcgtcatatatataatacatacgtGTATGTAGATATTATTTAACTATAttatgttttgaaaaaaaaagataTGTATTGTTTCTATACAATCTAAATTGGGATATCACTAATGTCGATAATTAAGGTACTGATTATTTCTAGTAATCTAAATAAAAAAAGATTAAtgattcttttatttttttatgatatACAAAGATGGTCAAAATCAATTGCCCTTTCATCTCCTACACTTGTGTAACCTGCCTTTTCGTTTCAGTTGCCGCTCAAAACAGCCATTCACAACGaagaccttccttttgtctatGGTCTTCCATTTTTTTTCGATTCTTGAACCTACTCATTTTAGCATACAGACAAACGAATCACACCTTATTACCATATGTCGCAACACTTGCGAAACGCTATAAAAGAACGACATCCGCGCACAACTCTGATCGTCTTACACTCTCACATCCTCTGTTGATGTCACAATACACCGGAGTTTCGCCGGAGAATCGGAGAAGACGATCGGTTGTCGCGACCAAGTTACACTACCATCACAACCCGTTCACCTTCACCACCTCGTTCGCATTCTTGCCGGTCAACCGGAGCTCGCCGGAGAGAAACAAACGTTGCCGGAGAACCTGCTCGTCACCGGTTATACGCGAAGTTTTACGTCGGAAAACCTCCACTCCGTTCTTTATTTCGTGTCATGTCTCGGTTTCTTTTTAATGAAGAAGATGACAACCGCGTCGGAGATCGAAGCTCAACGGAAACGTCACCGGAGCCGCCCGAGGTGCGAAAGATCGAGGGGATTCACTTCGTCACCGTTGGTATACTTATTCTTTTAATCAATCTATTTTACTTCTTATCTTTTTACTGGCTGTTGTGTTAAATCAAACAATGGGTGGGTTGTAACTTATTCCTTATCAGTTGGTATTATAAAGAAGATGATAATAACTGTGGATCATgtccatataaaataaaaatttagaAATCTCTACTGTTGATCACAAGTTTGATCCGGAGTTCGTACACTGCGGTGGAATGCCTTTTCTTGTTTTGTTCTTCTCCTTTAATCCCATGTGACATCAAAACAGTTACTATATGAACATCAGATTAGATTTTTATATATTCTTGACTTCATAATTATTATAGATCAAAGTTTTAATGCATTCAGTTTGGTTTTTAAAGGAAGAAGATGAATCACATAAATAAgtgtttaaataaaata
This genomic stretch from Helianthus annuus cultivar XRQ/B chromosome 8, HanXRQr2.0-SUNRISE, whole genome shotgun sequence harbors:
- the LOC110870539 gene encoding uncharacterized protein LOC110870539, which translates into the protein MASKMDELKGMIGGMQGKKGTRKCTYKEFMACNPLPFKGEIDPIACQRWIASTEAVFVRSHCEKEDQVMFATGLLQLQAKDWWDAYSKEIGEDKVQVLTWQEFKKPFLKYHCLQSAIDRIQEDFLHLRQKDETIDEITNTFLDKLKFCKEITGMERMKINRYHGMLKAEYREFIIPAKCETLNELINLARDREIELRRQAERGEKSVSENVPSSSPSKKQKFQDQSKKDKAKGSILKCKTCGKLHTGECLKGKKGCSNCGQEGHPYYRCPNPTRTGASRSFVSSELVSHPSFRIERMHVPLEVEIADSKSYLLHEVCRNCEIIIEDEKFAIDLIPMVLGEFKVVVGMDWLAKHHAEIQCEKKVIHVLTPGEK